From the genome of Pirellulales bacterium, one region includes:
- a CDS encoding efflux RND transporter permease subunit, whose amino-acid sequence MFSKFLHRPALAIVISIIILFLGALSIKTLPISQFPNVAPPSVVVTLAYPGASAQVLVDSVLVILEQAINGVQDMRYMISAGTSAGEATVLIIFEPGSDPNVAVLNVQNRIQTVKQRLPPIVELEGIVVLQQMTSMLMYVNVYSTDPSHNQDFLYNYAFVNVVPEIKRVRGIGSANILGSRALAMRVWLNLDRTRAYSISADEIMESISEQSMLGSPGRLGQATGRTSQTIEYVLTWVGRYNTPEQYENIVLRANSDGHILRLKDVAEIELGPSYYNIYSNIDGYPSAAIVLKQIPGTNAAHVIEQVKEKLNEIKEKQFPPGMTFEVSYDVSTFLDASIEQVLHTLFEAFVLVSLVVFLFLGDWRSTLIPALAVPVSLIGTFFFLQLLGLSINLITLFALVLAIGVVVDDAIVVVEAVHAKMHEKHLSPYLATKEVINEISGAIIAITLVMTAVFVPVTFMTGPVGTFYRQFGITMATSIILSGVVALTLTPVLCAMILKPHTGVKKRGPLARLLHVFDRGVDKVTGQYAALLNSIVTRRALTMSVITGFSVGIFAVNTVLPSGFIPLEDQGMIYGVLQTPPGSTLEYTNSKSQDLQAIAKSIDGVKSVSALAGYEVLTEGRGSNAGTCLINLKNWSDRKMTSKQVIQELVHKCRTMSNVKVEFFEPPAVPGFGAAGGVSLRLLDKTNTLNYKQLGEEAENFLAALAKRKELTSIFTFFANNYPQYELVINNDLAMQKGVSIKAAMDNLSIVIGSTWEQGFIRFNQFYKVFVQALPEFRRFPEDFDNLFVKNDKGDMVPYSAFMTLKKQQSLNEVDRYNLYPAAPIQLSPASGYSTGQAIKAIQEVAAETLPRGYGIGWEALAYDEAGKGNTATYIFLIVVIFVYLVLVAQYESFILPLAVIMSLPVGIFGSFLFLQAMGLANDVYAQIGLVMLVGLLGKNAILIVEFAVQRHHEGVSIKEAAIEGGKLRFRPILMTSFAFIAGLIPLVRASGPGAIGNRTIGTTAVGGMLLGTIIGVLLIPGLYYIFAVMSGKRKPHEDEPEKLPREVMPSIPIVKGERRASV is encoded by the coding sequence ATGTTCTCAAAATTCCTCCACAGACCGGCACTCGCGATCGTCATATCGATCATCATCTTGTTCCTGGGCGCGTTGTCGATCAAAACCCTGCCCATCTCGCAGTTTCCGAACGTCGCGCCCCCCAGCGTGGTCGTCACGCTTGCCTATCCCGGCGCCAGTGCCCAAGTTTTGGTCGACTCGGTGCTGGTCATCTTGGAGCAGGCCATCAACGGCGTACAGGACATGCGCTACATGATCTCCGCCGGCACCAGCGCCGGCGAGGCGACGGTCCTGATCATCTTCGAGCCAGGCTCGGATCCGAACGTAGCGGTCTTGAATGTGCAAAACCGTATCCAAACCGTCAAGCAAAGGCTCCCGCCCATTGTGGAGCTGGAGGGCATCGTCGTCCTCCAGCAAATGACGAGCATGCTGATGTACGTGAACGTCTACAGCACTGATCCGTCCCACAATCAGGATTTCCTTTACAACTACGCCTTTGTCAATGTCGTGCCCGAGATCAAGCGAGTGCGGGGTATCGGCAGCGCGAATATTCTCGGCAGCCGCGCGCTGGCCATGCGGGTGTGGTTGAATCTCGATCGCACGCGGGCCTACAGTATCTCGGCCGACGAGATCATGGAGTCGATCAGTGAACAGAGTATGCTCGGTTCACCCGGCCGGCTCGGCCAGGCGACGGGCAGAACGTCGCAAACCATCGAGTACGTGCTGACCTGGGTGGGACGTTACAACACGCCCGAGCAGTACGAGAACATCGTTCTAAGGGCGAATTCCGACGGCCATATTCTGCGGCTCAAGGACGTTGCCGAAATCGAGCTGGGCCCTTCGTACTACAATATTTATTCGAACATCGACGGTTATCCCTCGGCGGCCATCGTTCTCAAGCAAATCCCCGGCACCAACGCCGCCCACGTCATTGAGCAGGTCAAGGAGAAGCTCAATGAGATCAAAGAGAAGCAGTTTCCGCCTGGCATGACCTTCGAGGTAAGCTACGACGTTTCTACCTTCCTCGATGCGTCGATCGAGCAAGTGCTCCATACCCTGTTCGAGGCCTTCGTGTTGGTCTCGCTAGTGGTCTTCCTGTTCCTCGGGGATTGGCGTTCCACGCTGATTCCGGCCCTGGCGGTTCCGGTATCGCTGATCGGGACCTTTTTCTTCCTGCAATTGCTCGGCCTATCGATCAACCTGATAACGTTGTTCGCGCTGGTGCTGGCGATCGGCGTGGTGGTGGACGATGCGATCGTGGTAGTCGAAGCGGTGCATGCCAAGATGCACGAGAAGCATCTCTCGCCTTATTTGGCAACAAAAGAGGTCATTAACGAGATCAGTGGTGCGATCATTGCCATTACCCTGGTAATGACGGCCGTGTTCGTTCCGGTGACCTTCATGACCGGGCCGGTGGGCACCTTCTATCGCCAGTTCGGCATTACGATGGCCACCTCCATCATTCTCTCCGGTGTGGTGGCCCTGACGCTCACGCCGGTACTGTGTGCGATGATTCTCAAGCCCCACACGGGCGTGAAAAAACGTGGGCCGTTGGCCAGGCTGTTGCACGTTTTTGACCGTGGCGTCGACAAGGTGACGGGCCAATACGCCGCGCTTCTGAACTCGATCGTCACGCGCCGCGCGCTCACCATGTCGGTCATCACGGGCTTTAGCGTCGGCATTTTCGCGGTGAACACGGTGCTTCCGTCCGGCTTCATCCCGCTGGAAGACCAGGGCATGATTTACGGAGTTCTGCAGACGCCGCCAGGCTCGACGCTGGAGTACACCAATTCCAAATCCCAAGACCTGCAGGCCATCGCCAAAAGCATTGACGGAGTCAAGTCGGTCTCTGCCTTGGCTGGATACGAGGTTTTGACGGAGGGCCGCGGCTCGAACGCAGGGACCTGTCTCATCAATTTGAAGAACTGGTCCGATCGCAAGATGACGTCGAAGCAGGTCATTCAGGAACTCGTGCATAAATGCCGCACGATGTCCAATGTAAAGGTCGAGTTCTTCGAGCCGCCCGCGGTTCCGGGTTTTGGCGCAGCCGGTGGTGTCTCCCTGCGTCTTTTGGACAAGACCAACACGCTGAACTACAAGCAGCTCGGCGAAGAGGCCGAAAACTTCCTGGCTGCCTTGGCGAAGCGCAAAGAGCTGACGAGCATATTCACTTTCTTTGCCAACAACTACCCGCAATATGAACTAGTCATCAACAACGACTTGGCGATGCAGAAGGGTGTGTCGATCAAAGCTGCGATGGACAATCTCTCCATCGTCATCGGCAGCACGTGGGAGCAGGGCTTCATCCGCTTCAACCAATTCTACAAGGTCTTTGTCCAGGCCTTGCCTGAGTTCCGGCGGTTCCCTGAGGATTTCGACAATCTGTTCGTCAAGAACGACAAGGGAGACATGGTCCCCTACTCCGCGTTCATGACGCTCAAGAAGCAGCAGAGCTTGAACGAAGTCGACCGCTACAACCTCTATCCCGCCGCCCCCATTCAGCTTTCACCAGCTTCAGGCTACAGCACTGGTCAAGCCATCAAGGCGATCCAGGAGGTCGCTGCCGAGACACTGCCTCGCGGTTACGGCATTGGCTGGGAGGCCCTCGCTTATGACGAAGCGGGAAAGGGAAACACGGCCACTTATATCTTCTTGATTGTCGTCATCTTCGTCTATCTGGTATTGGTCGCGCAGTACGAGAGCTTCATTCTGCCGCTGGCGGTGATCATGTCGCTACCGGTCGGGATCTTCGGATCCTTCCTGTTCCTGCAAGCCATGGGTTTGGCCAATGACGTCTACGCCCAGATTGGTTTGGTCATGCTGGTCGGATTGTTGGGCAAGAACGCGATTCTTATCGTCGAATTCGCGGTGCAACGGCATCATGAGGGCGTGAGTATCAAAGAGGCGGCCATCGAAGGCGGAAAACTGCGCTTTCGGCCGATCCTGATGACCTCCTTCGCCTTCATCGCCGGCCTGATTCCGCTGGTCCGTGCCTCTGGTCCCGGAGCCATCGGAAACCGCACGATTGGCACGACCGCGGTCGGCGGGATGCTGCTGGGCACCATCATTGGGGTCCTGTTGATTCCCGGCCTCTACTACATCTTCGCTGTGATGTCCGGCAAGCGCAAACCCCATGAAGACGAGCCGGAAAAGCTGCCTCGCGAAGTCATGCCCAGCATACCCATCGTAAAGGGCGAGCGCAGAGCGTCAGTGTGA